The following coding sequences lie in one Methylosinus sp. PW1 genomic window:
- a CDS encoding cyclopropane-fatty-acyl-phospholipid synthase family protein — translation MTALFSLDQLLTRTIAAGSLTLVGPDAGVRRFGRGAPEVTVEIKDRNLAQELALAPDIALGEAYMDGSFVIESGDIYDFFDLCFANFGHGYGHWLWRAGAMARRMQKRLARSNSLSAAPDEISAHYDLSDELYALFLDSERQYSCAYYLTREDLAEQAQEHKLAHIAAKLLLRRGQRVLDIGCGWGGLALYLARVADFEVTGLTLSQAQCDYAQKRARETGLDNRVRFAVRDYRKEAERYDRIISVGMFEHVGYGRYSEYFEKLRALLVEDGVALVGATGSAAGPGAGSPWIEKYIFPGGQAPALSEISAAVERVGLYATDIEILRLHYADTLRMWRRRFKDNWSRIAQIYDDRFCRMWEFYLASCEAGGRHSGLVDFHIQLARRIDAVPLTRDDLYRTSI, via the coding sequence ATGACAGCGCTGTTTTCGCTCGATCAGCTCTTGACGAGAACCATCGCAGCAGGCTCGCTGACGCTCGTCGGGCCGGACGCCGGCGTGCGCCGCTTCGGGCGCGGCGCGCCCGAGGTAACGGTCGAGATCAAGGATCGCAATCTCGCGCAAGAGCTGGCGCTGGCGCCCGATATCGCTCTCGGCGAAGCCTATATGGACGGCTCCTTCGTCATAGAGAGCGGCGATATCTATGATTTTTTCGACTTGTGCTTCGCTAATTTCGGTCATGGCTACGGCCATTGGCTGTGGCGCGCCGGCGCCATGGCGCGCCGCATGCAGAAACGTCTCGCGCGCAGCAATTCGCTGAGCGCCGCGCCGGACGAGATCAGCGCGCACTATGATCTCTCCGACGAGCTCTATGCGCTGTTTCTCGATTCCGAGCGTCAATATTCCTGCGCCTATTATCTGACGCGGGAGGACTTGGCCGAGCAGGCGCAGGAGCACAAGCTCGCCCATATCGCCGCCAAGCTGCTGCTGCGACGCGGCCAGCGCGTGCTCGATATCGGATGCGGCTGGGGCGGGCTCGCGCTCTATCTCGCGCGCGTCGCCGATTTCGAGGTGACGGGCCTCACTCTCTCGCAGGCGCAATGCGACTATGCGCAAAAGCGCGCGCGCGAGACGGGCCTCGACAATCGCGTTCGGTTCGCTGTGCGGGACTATCGCAAGGAGGCCGAGCGCTACGACCGGATCATATCGGTCGGCATGTTCGAGCATGTCGGATATGGCCGCTATAGCGAATATTTCGAGAAGCTGCGCGCGCTTCTCGTCGAGGATGGCGTCGCGCTCGTCGGCGCCACGGGTAGCGCCGCCGGGCCGGGCGCTGGCAGCCCATGGATCGAGAAATACATTTTTCCCGGCGGCCAGGCGCCTGCTCTCTCGGAGATCAGCGCGGCGGTCGAGCGCGTCGGCCTCTATGCGACCGACATAGAGATTCTTCGGCTCCATTACGCCGACACGCTGCGCATGTGGCGACGGCGCTTCAAGGACAATTGGTCGCGCATAGCGCAGATTTACGACGATCGCTTCTGCCGCATGTGGGAATTCTATCTCGCGAGCTGCGAGGCGGGGGGCCGGCATTCCGGCCTCGTGGACTTTCACATCCAGCTGGCGCGGCGCATCGACGCCGTGCCGCTCACCCGCGACGATCTGTATCGCACGAGCATATGA
- a CDS encoding MmgE/PrpD family protein, translated as MTEVQTLAEFVDRARLEEMSEAALGQLKIRVLDTIGVALGALGAAPIEAIREMTFALGGAPISTLIGGGKTAPDRAAFYNGALSRYLDFMDSYLAPGETCHPSDNLGAVLAAAEMRDASGAEFLAALAVAYQVQTRLSDVAPVRARGFDHTVQGAYAAAAGVAKALRLSPEQIANAIAISGTANNALRVTRTGALSNWKGLAYPNTAMAATHAALLAAHGITGPRQVFEGNKGFEETIAGHFEIDWSREDLESVKRTILKKHNAEIHSQSAIDAALDIRARPGFSAAAVREARLETFAVAFQIIGGGEEGDKRLVRNKEEADHSLPYMLAVALIDGEVQPEQYAPQRILADDAQTLLRKVTIDPSPELTALFPKFLPARLAIELEDGRLLACARDDYHGFYTDPFDWEAARRKFDRVTREKTSEIERDAIANVIETLERRRVAELTGLLGRIGGSTQGERRMRA; from the coding sequence ATGACCGAGGTTCAGACGCTCGCGGAATTCGTCGATCGGGCGCGGCTCGAGGAGATGAGCGAGGCCGCGCTCGGCCAATTGAAAATCCGCGTTCTCGACACGATCGGCGTCGCCTTGGGCGCGCTCGGCGCGGCGCCGATAGAGGCGATCCGCGAGATGACTTTTGCGCTCGGCGGCGCGCCGATTTCGACGCTCATCGGCGGAGGGAAGACCGCGCCCGATCGCGCCGCCTTCTACAATGGCGCGCTGTCGCGCTATCTCGATTTCATGGACAGCTATCTCGCGCCGGGGGAGACGTGCCATCCTTCCGACAATCTCGGCGCCGTTCTCGCGGCGGCGGAAATGCGCGACGCCAGCGGCGCGGAATTTTTAGCGGCGCTCGCCGTCGCCTATCAAGTGCAGACGCGATTGAGCGATGTCGCGCCAGTGCGGGCGCGCGGCTTCGACCATACGGTGCAGGGCGCCTATGCGGCCGCCGCCGGCGTCGCCAAGGCGCTGCGTCTCTCGCCCGAACAGATCGCCAACGCCATCGCCATCAGCGGCACGGCGAACAACGCCTTGCGCGTGACGCGCACCGGCGCGCTCTCGAATTGGAAGGGGCTGGCCTATCCCAATACCGCAATGGCGGCGACGCATGCGGCGCTGCTCGCCGCGCATGGGATCACCGGGCCGCGGCAAGTCTTCGAAGGCAATAAGGGCTTTGAGGAGACGATCGCCGGACATTTCGAGATCGACTGGTCGCGCGAGGATTTGGAGAGCGTCAAGCGCACGATTCTCAAGAAGCACAATGCCGAGATTCATTCGCAATCGGCGATCGACGCGGCGCTCGACATTCGCGCGCGGCCGGGGTTTTCCGCGGCGGCCGTGCGCGAGGCGCGGCTCGAGACTTTCGCCGTGGCCTTTCAGATCATCGGCGGCGGCGAGGAGGGCGACAAGCGCCTGGTGCGCAATAAGGAGGAGGCCGATCACAGCCTTCCCTATATGCTCGCCGTCGCGCTCATCGACGGCGAGGTGCAGCCGGAACAATATGCGCCGCAGCGCATTCTCGCTGATGATGCGCAGACGCTGCTACGCAAGGTGACGATCGACCCTTCGCCGGAGCTGACCGCTCTGTTTCCGAAATTTCTGCCGGCGCGGCTCGCGATCGAGCTCGAGGATGGCCGTCTGCTCGCCTGCGCGCGCGACGATTATCACGGCTTCTATACCGATCCCTTCGATTGGGAGGCGGCGCGGCGCAAATTCGATCGCGTCACGCGCGAGAAGACGAGCGAGATCGAGCGCGACGCCATCGCCAATGTGATCGAAACGCTCGAGCGGCGGCGCGTCGCGGAACTGACGGGACTGCTCGGACGCATCGGTGGATCGACGCAGGGAGAACGACGAATGCGAGCCTGA
- a CDS encoding TIGR02281 family clan AA aspartic protease, producing MSSSILRTAIGGAFITLVASQSLVHILTQVQAKTSPYRQQADYAAPMRAFAPVAPAAPLAAPGEATIAADRLGQYSANVEIEGQRIRMLVDTGASTVVLSYEDAAAIGYLPAPADFKYPAQTANGVTRMARVKLREARLGQVALRDVDAYVAERNALGASLLGMTFLSRLSRIEAGNGKLVLRQ from the coding sequence ATGTCCAGCTCCATCCTCCGCACCGCCATTGGCGGGGCGTTCATCACGCTCGTCGCATCTCAGTCGCTCGTTCATATTCTCACCCAGGTGCAGGCCAAGACCTCGCCCTACCGCCAGCAGGCCGATTACGCCGCTCCGATGCGGGCCTTCGCGCCTGTCGCGCCGGCGGCGCCGCTCGCAGCGCCCGGCGAAGCGACCATCGCCGCCGATCGGCTCGGCCAATATTCCGCCAATGTCGAGATCGAGGGCCAGCGCATCCGCATGCTGGTGGACACGGGCGCGAGCACGGTCGTGCTGTCCTATGAGGACGCCGCCGCGATCGGCTATTTGCCGGCGCCCGCCGATTTCAAATATCCCGCCCAGACCGCCAATGGCGTCACCCGCATGGCGCGCGTGAAGCTGCGCGAGGCGCGTCTCGGCCAGGTGGCGCTGCGCGACGTCGACGCCTATGTCGCCGAGCGCAATGCTCTGGGAGCGAGCCTGCTGGGCATGACCTTTCTGTCGCGTCTGTCCCGTATCGAGGCGGGAAACGGAAAGCTGGTTCTGCGTCAGTAG
- a CDS encoding phosphosulfolactate synthase has product MAETTFSFIPRAARTAKPRQRGLTEIRGPYYSAYGKRHLADLFETMGAWIDGVKYAGGSFALMPPEAVRSFNKTAHDHGAYISTGGWLENVMRFGPDAIGRYIEEVKSLGFDVVEISAGFVSLPTDSLLRLVRMVKKAGLKAKPEVGIQFGAGGDTAAAELEAEGTRDVSWLIAQAERALDAGADIIMIESEGITENVTRWRTDVAARVIDSLGLEKVMFEAADPPVFEWYVKNYGNEVNLFVDHSQIVQLEALRQGIWGTKSTWGRIQNIGG; this is encoded by the coding sequence ATGGCCGAGACCACATTCTCCTTCATTCCCCGCGCCGCGCGCACGGCCAAGCCGCGCCAGCGCGGGCTCACCGAAATTCGTGGGCCTTATTACAGCGCCTACGGAAAACGCCATCTCGCCGATCTCTTCGAGACCATGGGCGCATGGATCGACGGCGTGAAATATGCCGGCGGCTCCTTTGCGCTGATGCCGCCCGAGGCGGTGCGGAGCTTCAACAAGACTGCGCATGACCATGGCGCCTATATCTCGACCGGCGGCTGGCTCGAGAATGTGATGCGCTTCGGTCCCGACGCCATCGGCCGCTATATCGAGGAAGTGAAATCGCTCGGCTTCGATGTGGTGGAAATATCGGCGGGCTTCGTCAGCCTGCCGACCGACAGCCTGCTGCGGCTGGTGCGTATGGTGAAGAAGGCGGGACTGAAGGCCAAGCCCGAGGTCGGCATTCAATTCGGCGCCGGCGGCGATACGGCGGCGGCGGAATTGGAGGCGGAGGGAACGCGCGATGTTTCCTGGCTCATCGCGCAGGCCGAGCGCGCGCTCGACGCCGGCGCCGACATCATCATGATCGAGAGCGAAGGGATCACCGAGAATGTGACGCGCTGGCGCACCGATGTCGCCGCGCGCGTGATCGACAGCCTCGGGCTCGAGAAAGTGATGTTCGAGGCCGCCGATCCGCCGGTCTTCGAATGGTACGTCAAGAATTACGGCAATGAGGTCAATCTCTTCGTCGACCACTCGCAAATCGTGCAATTGGAGGCGCTGCGCCAGGGCATATGGGGCACCAAGAGCACATGGGGCCGCATTCAGAACATTGGCGGATGA
- a CDS encoding GtrA family protein: protein MSLPRQLSVFALVGVIATALHYAVLVGLVEFAAWTPVPGALAGYLSGGVVSYILNRRHTFESVRPHEETTWRFALVAFVGFCLTFGFMRLFVESMGAPYLPAQIVTTGIVFFWSFLGNRLWTFRAGPA from the coding sequence ATGTCGCTCCCCCGCCAGCTCTCCGTCTTCGCCCTGGTGGGCGTCATCGCGACAGCGCTCCATTATGCGGTGCTCGTCGGCCTCGTCGAGTTCGCCGCCTGGACGCCCGTGCCCGGCGCGCTCGCCGGCTATCTCTCCGGCGGAGTCGTCTCCTATATCCTCAACCGCCGACACACTTTCGAGAGCGTGCGGCCGCATGAGGAGACGACATGGCGCTTCGCCCTCGTCGCCTTCGTCGGCTTCTGCCTCACCTTTGGCTTCATGCGCCTCTTCGTGGAGAGCATGGGCGCGCCCTATCTGCCGGCGCAGATCGTCACCACGGGAATCGTCTTCTTCTGGTCCTTTCTCGGCAATCGCCTGTGGACCTTCCGCGCCGGGCCGGCCTGA
- a CDS encoding exopolysaccharide biosynthesis polyprenyl glycosylphosphotransferase encodes MWSRRSTRKSKRISLHNFSAGFAAFDIFTLIVAGFACVGLPGGSAGASPQEWQIWAIFFAASLQFGLAHIFEVYRTSSVLDRRHVLRRATLSFLATFALMICIAAATKSAESYSRLWFFSWAGTSTAIAIAARALILRRIREALAESAFVHRALSVGVFCDPLHPREIEGETRNEEVVVGYATYADLAELADLSDRIVQDEIDHVYLAAPWAEIPNVLRHLDMLRHLSTRVFVLPADRRVMADVVNVAKFGDRISFCGMEEPIHGWSLWFKRVEDIALASCALILLSPLMVATALAIRIDSPGPIFFRQQRVGFNGRIFELWKFRSMFAEKTDAHATVQTSRGDPRVTRVGRVIRRSSIDELPQLINVILGDMSIVGPRPHALATKTDGRNLEELVEYYAVRHRVKPGMTGWAQVKGFRGELDTLDKLRNRVDCDLYYIDNWTLLLDVGIIFRTMMMVLRDSRAY; translated from the coding sequence GTGTGGTCCCGCAGATCGACTCGCAAGTCGAAACGAATTTCGCTCCATAATTTTTCCGCCGGATTTGCCGCCTTCGACATTTTCACTCTGATCGTCGCGGGCTTCGCATGTGTCGGGCTTCCCGGCGGATCGGCAGGGGCCTCGCCGCAGGAGTGGCAAATCTGGGCGATTTTCTTCGCCGCCTCCCTGCAGTTTGGATTGGCGCATATTTTCGAGGTCTATCGGACCTCGAGCGTGCTCGATCGCCGACATGTGCTGCGGCGCGCCACTCTGTCCTTCCTCGCCACTTTCGCCTTGATGATCTGCATCGCCGCGGCGACGAAATCGGCGGAGAGCTATTCGCGCCTCTGGTTCTTTTCCTGGGCGGGGACGAGCACGGCGATCGCGATCGCGGCGCGCGCTCTGATCTTGCGACGCATTCGCGAGGCGCTGGCGGAGAGCGCCTTCGTCCATCGCGCGCTTTCGGTCGGCGTGTTCTGCGATCCGTTGCATCCACGCGAGATCGAGGGCGAGACCCGCAATGAGGAGGTCGTCGTCGGCTACGCCACATACGCCGATCTCGCCGAGCTCGCGGATTTGTCGGATCGCATCGTCCAGGACGAGATCGACCATGTCTATCTCGCGGCGCCCTGGGCCGAGATTCCGAATGTTCTGCGCCATCTCGACATGCTGCGGCACCTCTCCACGCGCGTCTTCGTCCTGCCGGCGGATCGGCGCGTGATGGCGGATGTCGTCAACGTCGCGAAATTCGGCGACCGCATCTCCTTTTGCGGCATGGAGGAGCCGATCCACGGCTGGAGCCTCTGGTTCAAGCGCGTCGAGGACATCGCGCTCGCCTCCTGCGCCCTCATTCTGCTGTCGCCGCTGATGGTGGCGACCGCCCTGGCGATCCGGATCGACTCCCCGGGTCCGATCTTCTTCCGGCAGCAGCGCGTCGGCTTCAACGGCCGCATTTTCGAATTGTGGAAGTTCCGTTCCATGTTCGCCGAGAAGACCGATGCGCACGCCACGGTGCAGACGAGCCGCGGCGACCCCCGCGTCACGCGCGTCGGGCGTGTCATCCGACGCTCGAGCATCGATGAGCTGCCGCAGCTGATCAATGTGATCCTCGGCGATATGTCGATCGTCGGCCCGCGCCCGCATGCGCTGGCCACTAAGACGGACGGTCGCAACCTCGAGGAGCTGGTCGAATATTACGCCGTGCGTCACAGGGTGAAGCCGGGCATGACCGGCTGGGCGCAAGTCAAAGGCTTCCGCGGCGAGCTGGACACTTTGGATAAGCTACGCAACCGCGTGGACTGCGACCTCTATTATATCGACAATTGGACGCTGCTGCTCGACGTCGGCATCATATTCCGCACCATGATGATGGTGCTGCGCGATTCGCGCGCTTATTGA